One region of Streptomyces subrutilus genomic DNA includes:
- a CDS encoding Rieske (2Fe-2S) protein, with protein MSDPTHTARRTVLTTGAAALAGGALTACGGGDGGTTPANGAATAPAPSASRPAASQEPAGAEKVIAKAAEVPVGGGKILKDEKLVITQPTAGNFRCFSAVCTHQGCLVNKVEDNTIVCPCHMSTFEAADGAPTKGPATRPLPEKKIEVAADGGISLA; from the coding sequence ATGAGCGACCCCACGCACACCGCCCGGCGTACGGTACTGACGACCGGCGCGGCCGCCCTGGCGGGCGGCGCGCTCACCGCGTGCGGCGGCGGTGACGGCGGGACGACGCCCGCGAACGGGGCGGCGACCGCGCCCGCCCCGTCCGCGTCCCGGCCGGCCGCCTCCCAGGAGCCCGCCGGCGCCGAGAAGGTCATCGCCAAGGCGGCCGAGGTGCCGGTGGGCGGCGGCAAGATCCTCAAGGACGAGAAGCTGGTGATCACCCAGCCCACCGCCGGAAACTTCCGCTGCTTCTCGGCGGTCTGCACCCACCAGGGCTGCCTCGTGAACAAGGTGGAGGACAACACCATCGTCTGCCCCTGCCACATGAGCACGTTCGAGGCCGCGGACGGAGCGCCGACCAAGGGCCCGGCCACCCGCCCGCTGCCGGAGAAGAAGATCGAGGTCGCGGCG